One window from the genome of Engraulis encrasicolus isolate BLACKSEA-1 chromosome 16, IST_EnEncr_1.0, whole genome shotgun sequence encodes:
- the ahsg2 gene encoding alpha-2-HS-glycoprotein 2, which yields MQVLCVFFGVLVVRAWAQVLPAGAPVLPTVTLPPCDSPEAEMAAGVFQDYINAQRTSGFKYSLNQIDEIKITAMPNMDIYKMEIELLETKCHVLDPTPLAACPVRTKAEVAVEADCDVAFTKTGGVLTVVQHRCKSELETSAEDLCVGCPNLLPLNDTNALQMTTASLAAFNNRTANVSLSKYAILEVGRLSTQILAGGPSVFSEYAIVETNCTTTEDDNCVALNQTVASYGFCTAGSVNANVAVDCRIFAPQEPILPPAQNGRVPGVPAQNSTVSVPAQNGTVPVVPVVPVVPVVPAFMPVLDGPGLLSAESAESLESLKMRPASIIPIVKREAPAAETVAPSGQPPMVPVVPICPGKVKHFLT from the exons ATGCAAGTCCTTTGTGTATTTTTCGGGGTGCTGGTTGTGAGGGCTTGGGCCCAGGTGCTACCCGCTGGGGCACCGGTGCTACCCACGGTCACATTGCCGCCTTGTGACTCCCCAGAAGCTGAGATGGCGGCAGGTGTCTTCCAGGATTACATCAATGCTCAGCGCACCAGTGGATTCAAGTATTCCCTTAACCAGATAGACGAAATTAAAATCACTGCCATG CCAAACATGGACATCTACAAAATGGAGATTGAACTATTGGAGACCAAATGCCATGTCCTCGATCCAACTCCATTGGCTGCCTGCCCAGTCAGAACTAAGGCCGAAGTC GCAGTGGAGGCTGACTGTGATGTTGCATTCACCAAAACTGGTGGAGTTTTAACAGTAGTACAACACCGATGCAAATCTGAATTGG AAACTTCAGCTGAGGATCTCTGTGTGGGCTGCCCTAACTTGTTACCCTTAAACGACACTAACGCTCTTCAGATGACCACAGCTTCTCTTGCTGCCTTCAACAACAGAACTGCCAATGTCTCCCTCAGCAAATATGCCATCTTGGAAGTTGGACGCCTATCCACTCAG ATTTTAGCTGGTGGGCCATCTGTCTTTTCTGAATATGCCATTGTGGAAACAAACTGCACCACAACAGAGGATGACAACTGTGTGGCCCTGAATCAAACTGTGGCT AGCTATGGTTTCTGCACTGCTGGAAGTGTCAATGCAAATGTTGCAGTTGACTGTCGGATATTTGCCCCACAG GAGCCCATTTTGCCACCTGCTCAGAACGGCAGAGTGCCTGGAGTGCCTGCCCAGAACAGCACCGTGTCTGTACCTGCTCAGAACGGCACCGTGCCTGTCGTGCCCGTCGTGCCTGTGGTGCCCGTCGTGCCTGCATTTATGCCTGTACTTGATGGGCCGGGGCTGCTGTCCGCTGAGTCAGCGGAATCATTGGAATCACTCAAGATGAGACCAGCATCTATCATCCCCATAGTGAAGAGAGAAGCACCTGCAGCTGAAACAGTGGCCCCCAGTGGCCAACCACCCATGGTGCCAGTAGTACCCATCTGCCCAGGAAAAGTTAAACActtcttaacttaa
- the LOC134465994 gene encoding protein crumbs homolog 1-like, translated as MWKYSLWIVLLLKTGSVCLEIINGCDFEPCQNGGSCEDLEGNYTCHCSKDSLNGQLFGGVNCTVLLIGCRGHRCQNGGICSPFLINGRHRYSCACPQGFAGPKCRTSSTFSFETDGYLHITPPPTNSEDPLNITLNFRTDQTAGTILQRRVENLLLTVELIDGQLRHTLQWAQSPGRVLQEVVADGMLADGRWYKLEALLQGDVLDLTLHCGKGGDCPEIKRLPPRPAGQLSSSEMGSGFLETSAAAGNDSIFIGGTRGGGGGGAATHFIGCIKEVHVESKLVVPGHGIAAKAEQVNVTAGCSDRDKCEDGPCQNRGRCISQGWMRYSCECHRPYEGDNCQEEYVTARFGNENAESYASFLVEDDPSETVALSLFIRTRRPQGLLLVLANSTSQYVRIWLDEGRVKVQINNFETLASHGVVSDGKFHLVSVKVEQGRVALFLSARSQGNIPVRNIMVQTGDVLYVGGLPDRRASMAFGGYLKGCIQDLRMSSKRLQFFPIGTAVSSYAQEKLVEVTHGCASDNSCSVNPCLNGGVCYSIWDDFACNCPPNTAGQRCEKVMWCELSPCPSAATCMPDGDGFQCVSNATFWENSTILAYKGNGKIERPLVGVSLHLRTRATDGTLLYAESGSKFISISVQDSRLVLELEGVGLPTRLSLESGVEVSDGRWHSAELIMQEPMSLASPWAMVLDGNMETAVVSDAGSGNLDFLKSGVDILVGGLGGLPAAAAGKNLVGCLGPLEISGLLLPFYTDAEINLHRPQDEQFLRVSAAPSFGCRGAGVCHPEPCQNGGTCTDVFNKFQCSCPLGLGGLRCEHAVDACASEPCLHGNCSSKPMGFECVCEPGFRGRLCEAPDDVCAGNECGYGATCLRGLRRYACLCPRNATGALCRQKVPELPWYIDRIPYPKLPTSICGTNKLNYSCFNGGNCSRTDEACICMPGFTGQWCEQDVDECASDPCQNGGYCRNLINRFQCVCEMSFSGEFCQIDVSDFYAYVFLLLWQNIFQLLSYLIIRLDDDDPEIEWDMGEL; from the exons ATGTGGAAATATTCCTTGTGGATCGTCCTATTACTTAAGACAG GTTCCGTATGTCTGGAGATCATCAATGGGTGTGATTTCGAGCCCTGCCAAAATGGAGGCTCCTGTGAAGATCTTGAGGGAAACTACACTTGCCACTGTTCAAAGGACAGCCTAAATGGCCAACTTTTTGGAGGGGTGAACTGTACAGTGCTTCTGATTGGATGCCGGGGTCACAGGTGCCAGAATGGAGGCATATGCTCCCCTTTTCTCATCAATGGACGGCACCGATATTCATGTGCTTGTCCTCAGGGATTTGCTGGTCCCAAATGCAGGACTTCCTCCACTTTCTCCTTTGAGACGGATGGCTACCTCCATATCACTCCCCCTCCGACAAATAGTGAGGATCCCCTGAACATTACCTTGAACTTTCGCACAGACCAGACTGCTGGTACAATCctgcagaggagagtagagaactTGTTGCTTACAGTGGAGCTGATTGATGGGCAGCTACGTCACACCCTGCAGTGGGCCCAGAGCCCCGGCCGTGTCCTTCAGGAGGTCGTGGCGGACGGGATGTTGGCAGACGGAAGATGGTACAAACTGGAGGCCTTGCTCCAGGGCGACGTGCTGGACCTAACGCTGCATTGTGGGAAAGGTGGCGACTGCCCCGAGATCAAGAGGTTGCCCCCAAGACCAGCTGGACAGCTGTCATCCTCAGAGATGGGGTCGGGCTTCCTCGAGACCAGCGCTGCCGCTGGTAATGACAGCATCTTTATTGGGGGGACGcgaggcggcggtggtggtggggccgccacacacttcattggctgcaTTAAAGAAGTTCACGTGGAGTCTAAGTTGGTGGTGCCCGGGCATGGGATTGCGGCGAAAGCTGAACAGGTGAACGTGACAGCGGGCTGCAGCGATCGGGACAAGTGTGAGGACGGGCCATGCCAGAACAGGGGGAGGTGCATCAGCCAGGGCTGGATGAGGTACTCGTGCGAGTGCCATCGGCCATACGAGGGAGACAACTGCCAAGAGG AGTACGTCACCGCACGTTTTGGGAACGAAAACGCGGAGAGCTATGCTTCCTTCCTGGTGGAGGACGACCCCAGTGAGACTGTTGCACTGTCGCTGTTTATCCGCACGAGGAGGCCACAAGGCCTGCTACTGGTCCTGGCCAACAGCACCAGCCAGTACGTACGCATCTGGCTGGACGAAGGCCGGGTCAAAGTTCAGATCAACAACTTCGAGACCTTGGCCAGCCACGGCGTTGTGAGCGACGGCAAGTTTCACCTGGTGAGTGTGAAAGTAGAGCAAGGGAGGGTGGCTCTCTTCCTGTCGGCCAGGAGCCAGGGCAACATCCCCGTTCGGAACATTATGGTGCAGACCGGAGACGTGCTGTATGTGGGAGGACTGCCGGATCGACGGGCCTCCATGGCTTTCGGAGGGTACTTGAAAGGCTGCATCCAGGACCTGCGCATGTCGTCGAAGCGCCTGCAGTTTTTCCCCATCGGCACTGCGGTCAGCTCGTACGCCCAGGAGAAGCTGGTGGAGGTCACACACGGCTGTGCCAGCGACAACTCCTGCAGT GTAAACCCATGCTTGAATGGCGGAGTGTGCTACTCCATCTGGGATGACTTTGCATGTAACTGCCCTCCCAATACAGCCGGCCAGCGCTGTGAGAAGGTGATGTGGTGCGAGCTCTCCCCTTGCCCCTCAGCCGCCACGTGCATGCCAGACGGTGACGGCTTCCAAT GTGTTTCCAATGCGACGTTCTGGGAGAACAGCACCATTCTGGCCTACAAGGGAAACGGGAAGATCGAGCGCCCCCTGGTGGGCGTGTCCCTCCACCTGCGGACCAGGGCCACCGACGGCACCCTGCTGTACGCCGAGAGCGGCAGCAAGTTCATCTCCATCTCGGTCCAGGACTCCCGCCTGGTGCTGGAGCTGGAGGGGGTGGGGCTGCCAACGAGGCTGAGTCTGGAGAGTGGCGTGGAGGTCAGTGACGGGCGCTGGCACTCGGCGGAGCTCATCATGCAGGAGCCCATGAGTCTGGCGTCCCCCTGGGCCATGGTGCTGGACGGGAACATGGAGACCGCCGTAGTGTCGGACGCCGGCTCTGGAAATTTGGATTTCCTGAAGAGCGGAGTGGATATTCTGGTTGGGGGACTTGGAGGGCTCCCTGCAGCAGCAGCCGGTAAGAACTTGGTGGGCTGTCTCGGCCCCTTGGAGATCAGCGGGCTGCTGCTGCCGTTCTACACTGACGCGGAGATCAACCTGCACCGGCCCCAGGACGAGCAATTCCTGCGCGTCTCCGCCGCCCCCTCGTTTGGCTGCCGGGGCGCCGGCGTCTGCCACCCCGAACCCTGCCAGAACGGGGGCACGTGCACAGACGTCTTCAACAAGTTTCAGTGCAGTTGCCCCCTAGGCCTCGGTGGGCTGCGCTGTGAGCATGCGGTGGATGCGTGTGCGTCTGAACCCTGTCTCCATGGCAACTGCAGCTCTAAGCCGAtggggtttgagtgtgtgtgcgagcctggTTTTCGGGGCAGGCTCTGTGAGGCTCCGGATGACGTGTGTGCTGGTAACGAGTGTGGCTACGGAGCCACCTGCCTCAGAGGACTCAGACGCTACGCCTGCCTCTGCCCACGCAACGCCACAGGTGCCCTTTGCAG ACAAAAGGTTCCTGAACTCCCATGGTACATTGACAGGATCCC ATACCCTAAACTGCCAACGTCGATCTGTGGGACCAATAAGCTGAATTATAGCTGCTTTAATGGTGGAAACTGCTCAAGAACTGATGAGGCTTGTATCTGTATGCCTGGCTTTACAGGACAATG GTGTGAGCAGGACGTGGATGAGTGTGCCTCTGACCCCTGTCAGAACGGAGGGTACTGTCGCAACCTCATAAACCGCTTCCAGTGTGTATGTGAAATGAGCTTTTCCGGTGAATTCTGCCAAATCGACGTCAGTGATTTCTACGCTTATGTGTTCCTGCTGTTGTGGCAGAACATCTTTCAACTCCTTTCGTATCTTATCATTCGTCTGGATGATGATGACCCTGAGATTGAGTGGGACATGGGCGAGTTGTGA